The genomic segment AAGGATTCTGATAAAGATTCCGGAGGCAAACCCGCACCGGATAAAAATCCTGAAATCGTTGACGCATGGGGTAGAAGTTTAAGATATATATATGAAAAGAAAATAAATGCCAATTTTCCGGAAATTATTTCCGCCGGTCCGGATAAAGATTTTGGCGATGGTGATGCCAAAAAAGCAGAAGACAATATCAGCAGTAAAAAACTTTAAAATAGTGAAGCGTATCTTGTGAAGAGTATCTCGAATTTGCTTCACGCTTCACGAAATACGAGATACAAATAAATAGTGTTTATTCGTGTTAATTCGTGGTTAATAAAAGAAAACATAACGCTTTTTCTCTTGTGGAGCTTCTGGTAGTTCTGGGGATTATCGCTGCGCTGGCTGCGATTGCTATCCCTGCGATAAAGGCGATGCAGAAGTCTTATGATTCCACAGGCGCCGATGGTATGATTAGCACTGCTCTTTCGACCGCAAGAACGATTGCCATCAGCAAGCAGAAATACGTCGGTGTCAGATTTCAGAAAGCTTATGATGTGAACAACGTGATTGATGCAGACCAATATATGATTTTTATTATCAATGATGAGGATATGGGAACTCTTACTGACGCATTTCGAGCGGTTGAAGGTTATAAACCGATGAAACTGCCGGCAAATAGCGGTATAATGGATTTGAAAGTTGGAAATACCGGTGTTGATATAAAGGCAGATGGGATGATAAATACTAACGATGCGTTGACGGACACAACGACCTTTTCGATAGTTTTTTCGCCTGCCGGAAAAGTTGCCGTGCACGATGTCCAAACTCGCAATAAAGATGGCGAAACTGATACAAGCGATTCAAGTAAAGATGAAATTTTCAATACTAAAAATAATGCCGAGGCTGGTAAAGCTTTATTTATGCAGGATTATACGGCAAGAATCGATGGTCTTGGCAAAGAACAAAGCCGAAAAACTTTTATTATATATGATCGTGAAAAATTCAAAAAGATTGATGCTGATAAACGGTATGAGGATTATTTAAAAAATTTAAGCTTAAAGCCTTGTACTCTTAATCCTTATACCGGAGCGATAGTCCGAAATTGAAGATTGAATAATGAAGATTGAAATTTTAAAAATTCTGAACCATCCTCAAATCTTCATTCTTCTATCTTCCTTCTTCAATTTATTATATGGCTGTATTTTAAAATGAAATCAAAACTGAAAAATAACGGATTTTCATTAACCGAAGTCTTGATGGCAGCGGGGATTTTGTCTGTCGGCATAATGCTTGTCGCCACGATGTTTCCGGTCGCGATTTATCTTACGACTGTCGCTTCTGAAAAGACGATGGCCTCGATTGTCGCCGATGAAGCCTTCGCCAAGATGCGGCTCTACGGCATCGAGGATATGAATCAAACAAAGATAGATGATCTAACGAAGACATTCGGCTCGTACTGGAAAGATATGAACGATGTAATCGATTTCGATGAATACATGTATCCGTCTTCCGAGGGTAATTGGCAGTATTGTTGGGTTCCGTTATACAAAAAACTAAACTCCGACCCCTGCGATATGCAGTATTTGGTCAAACTGTACATTGCCCGCAGAACAAA from the Planctomycetaceae bacterium genome contains:
- a CDS encoding prepilin-type N-terminal cleavage/methylation domain-containing protein — encoded protein: MKSKLKNNGFSLTEVLMAAGILSVGIMLVATMFPVAIYLTTVASEKTMASIVADEAFAKMRLYGIEDMNQTKIDDLTKTFGSYWKDMNDVIDFDEYMYPSSEGNWQYCWVPLYKKLNSDPCDMQYLVKLYIARRTNPNQTFFRDGTLTSTSQRPTPIRIGVGYIYPNKLKIQWDNGGIEKCINPPPSTAIVDDASGRIFRVVSRDAKDANTVILDRSWDSDIGVPNNVWVLPAAVINKEPSGKNPDIEIYQRIIDFRKK
- a CDS encoding prepilin-type N-terminal cleavage/methylation domain-containing protein, with product MVNKRKHNAFSLVELLVVLGIIAALAAIAIPAIKAMQKSYDSTGADGMISTALSTARTIAISKQKYVGVRFQKAYDVNNVIDADQYMIFIINDEDMGTLTDAFRAVEGYKPMKLPANSGIMDLKVGNTGVDIKADGMINTNDALTDTTTFSIVFSPAGKVAVHDVQTRNKDGETDTSDSSKDEIFNTKNNAEAGKALFMQDYTARIDGLGKEQSRKTFIIYDREKFKKIDADKRYEDYLKNLSLKPCTLNPYTGAIVRN